Proteins from a single region of Candidatus Woesearchaeota archaeon:
- a CDS encoding GDP-mannose 4,6-dehydratase, translating into MTTTHNPTTKKKVLVLGITGQDGSYLAELLLEKGYDVHGFYRRSATGNTVNIKHIMDKITLHRGDLADPTSLYRVINNVRPEEIYNEADQDHVSWSYDGVGYSCDITGSAVGRILEIIKQIDPKMKFFQPVSSNIFGMSKDAVQNEETPLRPQSPYGAGKAFAYVLCRYYRDVFKMPVYTGVFYNHESPRRTEEYVTGKIVRGVARIKKGLQQKIMLGNLDAKIDFGYAKEYMEIAWKIMQLDQPDDFIICTGEVHSIHEFLDEAFAYVGLKAQDHVEFDPRFARPGNTSILLGDTTKLKHAIGTVPSVKFKQLVKIMMDAALEEVEKQKH; encoded by the coding sequence ATGACAACAACTCACAATCCAACCACTAAGAAAAAAGTCCTCGTACTCGGAATTACTGGACAAGATGGCTCATATTTAGCTGAACTCCTATTGGAGAAAGGCTACGACGTACACGGCTTTTATCGCCGATCCGCAACAGGCAATACTGTTAATATCAAACACATTATGGACAAGATCACGCTACATCGCGGCGATTTAGCAGATCCAACTTCACTCTACCGTGTGATTAACAACGTACGACCAGAAGAGATCTACAACGAAGCTGACCAAGATCACGTCAGTTGGAGTTATGACGGCGTTGGATATTCTTGCGACATTACCGGCTCAGCAGTTGGACGCATTCTTGAAATCATCAAACAAATCGATCCTAAGATGAAATTCTTTCAACCAGTTTCATCCAACATCTTTGGTATGAGTAAAGACGCTGTGCAAAATGAAGAAACACCACTGCGTCCTCAAAGTCCCTATGGTGCTGGCAAAGCCTTTGCCTATGTTTTATGTCGTTATTATCGTGATGTGTTTAAGATGCCAGTATATACGGGAGTCTTTTACAATCATGAATCACCTCGACGCACCGAAGAATATGTTACTGGTAAAATCGTTCGTGGTGTTGCGCGTATCAAGAAGGGTTTGCAACAAAAAATCATGTTAGGAAATCTCGATGCTAAAATTGACTTTGGCTACGCCAAAGAATACATGGAAATTGCGTGGAAAATCATGCAACTTGACCAACCTGATGATTTCATCATTTGTACTGGCGAAGTTCATTCTATTCATGAATTCTTAGACGAAGCATTCGCGTATGTTGGATTAAAAGCACAAGATCATGTTGAATTCGATCCACGCTTCGCGCGACCAGGCAACACCAGCATTTTACTTGGTGACACCACAAAATTGAAACATGCCATTGGCACTGTTCCTTCTGTTAAATTCAAGCAGTTAGTCAAAATCATGATGGACGCTGCCTTGGAAGAAGTAGAGAAACAGAAGCATTAA
- a CDS encoding HAD family phosphatase, which produces MIYKAILADIDGTLIENGNISSVHAELQTLIQQFRSTGVLFSLCSGRALAEQRLFYGLLLGENKPHETEAILYESSSIYFPQSRQSHQCGGLTKSQMSAVQKFIVEKNLLDGLVEQENSETYQTSLGYVTPSFFAHSPGDRVLLTQVFLRVKPILEKEFSFLRVVQSADAIDILAKGIHKGLVVEAYSRRTGIALSQMVVIGDSGNDLEMFEIVGKAGGMVAYVGNDIEQEKFVQKFHNAYIPQKRGVEGTINVLKFIFNGGINNGK; this is translated from the coding sequence ATGATCTATAAGGCTATTCTTGCAGACATTGACGGAACACTAATCGAAAATGGTAATATCTCTTCTGTTCACGCTGAGTTACAAACATTAATTCAACAATTTCGTTCTACGGGTGTTTTGTTTTCATTATGTTCTGGTCGAGCGCTTGCTGAACAGCGGCTTTTTTATGGTCTTCTTTTGGGGGAAAATAAACCTCATGAAACAGAGGCAATTTTATATGAAAGTTCAAGTATTTACTTTCCTCAATCTAGGCAGTCTCATCAATGCGGCGGTTTGACAAAAAGCCAAATGAGTGCTGTTCAAAAATTCATTGTTGAGAAAAATCTTCTGGATGGTTTAGTTGAACAAGAGAATAGTGAAACATACCAAACTTCATTAGGCTATGTCACTCCTTCCTTCTTTGCCCATAGTCCAGGAGATAGAGTTCTGCTCACTCAAGTATTTCTACGTGTCAAGCCGATTCTCGAGAAAGAGTTTTCATTCTTACGAGTAGTGCAGTCTGCTGATGCTATTGATATTTTAGCAAAAGGAATTCACAAAGGACTGGTGGTTGAAGCGTACTCACGGCGTACTGGTATTGCATTATCGCAGATGGTAGTTATCGGTGATTCTGGCAACGACTTAGAGATGTTTGAAATCGTAGGCAAAGCGGGTGGTATGGTTGCGTATGTGGGCAATGATATAGAACAGGAGAAATTTGTTCAAAAGTTCCATAATGCTTATATACCTCAAAAAAGGGGAGTAGAAGGTACAATAAATGTTCTGAAATTTATATTTAATGGGGGAATTAACAATGGCAAATGA
- a CDS encoding NUDIX domain-containing protein — translation MSQIPSTLYTQILEHMPIPAVDFVLVHNNKVLLALRKDEPAKGQWWIPGGRVQKNETLETAVKRKALQEVGIEVEIVRKINCYEVFFDTAPFPDVKTGVHYLSVCFLVKPKDKNVVISLDKTQEKHKWVNKIENNLHEYVKQVLKDSNVFEQVLKDSNVFEHP, via the coding sequence ATGTCACAAATCCCTTCCACTCTCTACACGCAAATCCTCGAACACATGCCAATTCCTGCTGTAGACTTCGTCCTTGTTCACAACAACAAAGTCCTTCTCGCCTTGCGTAAAGATGAGCCCGCCAAAGGCCAATGGTGGATTCCTGGTGGCAGAGTACAAAAAAACGAAACTCTCGAAACAGCAGTCAAACGCAAAGCCCTCCAAGAGGTAGGTATCGAAGTCGAAATTGTCAGAAAGATTAACTGTTATGAAGTCTTCTTTGATACCGCACCATTTCCGGACGTGAAAACGGGCGTGCATTATCTTTCCGTGTGCTTTCTCGTCAAACCAAAAGACAAAAACGTCGTAATCTCATTAGACAAAACCCAAGAAAAACATAAATGGGTGAATAAAATAGAAAATAACTTGCATGAGTATGTGAAGCAAGTGTTAAAAGATTCTAACGTCTTTGAGCAAGTGTTAAAAGATTCTAACGTCTTTGAACATCCATAA
- a CDS encoding class I SAM-dependent methyltransferase, whose translation MDLREYETLFSLEEKYWWFVGQRCVVEKFLKSMGTSSHHRFLDVGCGTGINLVLLGKYGKAEGLDYADEAVEFCSQRGLKIVQGNAMSLPFADGTFDAVTALGVFYHKAITDDVLAMREAFRVLKPGGKFLQLDPAMMCLWGKHDEAFHGVRRYSRTELKRKFETAGFVVEKCRYINTALFPVVWLVRKLGRFSSKKPESDVQPVNSVVNLILTKWYCFEVWVAWYVPMPFGVNVFAVGRKPVDKKDKKQNFIHKI comes from the coding sequence ATGGATTTGCGAGAATATGAAACATTATTTTCATTAGAGGAAAAGTATTGGTGGTTTGTAGGTCAACGGTGTGTGGTGGAGAAGTTTCTCAAATCAATGGGTACTTCTTCCCATCATCGTTTTCTTGATGTTGGGTGTGGCACTGGTATTAATTTAGTTCTGTTAGGAAAGTATGGCAAAGCCGAAGGGTTAGATTACGCTGATGAAGCGGTAGAATTTTGTTCTCAACGTGGTTTGAAGATTGTACAGGGTAATGCTATGAGTTTGCCATTTGCCGATGGAACATTTGATGCGGTGACTGCGTTAGGAGTATTCTATCACAAGGCGATTACAGACGATGTGTTGGCGATGAGAGAAGCTTTTAGGGTATTGAAGCCTGGTGGGAAATTTTTGCAGCTGGATCCTGCGATGATGTGTCTATGGGGTAAGCATGATGAAGCATTTCATGGTGTGCGACGGTATAGTCGGACGGAGTTGAAACGTAAGTTTGAGACTGCTGGTTTTGTGGTGGAGAAATGTCGTTATATTAATACAGCATTGTTTCCTGTGGTGTGGTTGGTTCGTAAGTTAGGGCGCTTTAGTTCAAAGAAACCTGAATCTGATGTGCAACCTGTTAACTCTGTTGTGAATTTGATTTTAACAAAGTGGTATTGCTTTGAAGTGTGGGTAGCGTGGTATGTGCCAATGCCGTTTGGTGTTAATGTGTTTGCGGTGGGAAGGAAGCCTGTTGATAAAAAAGATAAAAAACAGAATTTTATTCATAAAATTTAA